From one Streptomyces sp. NBC_01478 genomic stretch:
- a CDS encoding ATP-binding protein, with protein sequence MSDVRPGRLKVYLGAAPGVGKTYRMLDEGRRRAARGADVVVGFAECHGRPGTEAMLDGLEVVPRARCSYRGGHFQEMDLAAVLARRPQVAIVDEFAHSNVPGDGRNAKRWQDIETLLDAGIDVVTALNVQHLASLNDVVEKITGVPQHETVPDEVVRRAHQVELVDMPPEGLRRRMAHGNIYTPEKIDAALANYFRPGNLTALRQLALLWVADRVDEALHTYRAEHGIGGVWETRERVVVALTGGPEGDTLIRRAARIADRSVGGDLLAVHVARSDGLAAGVSHASLARQRRLVEDLGGSYHSVVGDGVATALVEFARTENATQLVLGTSRRGRLERFLTGPGTGETVTELSGDIDVHRVTHERAGRGTLLPSRRRTLSTARLIAGPVAGLVLPVLLTVCLAQVRGTVNLTSEALLFLLAVVGVACIGGVTSAVIASLTASLLLNYWFIPPIGQFTLDDPNALLALGVFTVVAATVAAVVDRSLRLSRRSARATAEAETMSSLAGSIVRGGATIPALLERTRETFGMESAELVDEPPDANGVTTVPAGPGAYLVLSGRTLSSSERRVLAAFAAHVGSAVERAQLAEAAAEIEPVKAADRMRTALLRAVGHDLRTPLAAGWAAVTSLRSRDVEFSAEDRDELLATADESMAKLNRLVENLLDLSRLEAGVLTLNLRATTLEEVLPMALADTTGVEVADTQEIPAVRADPPLLERVIANLVANAARHTPPGQKALVTASALAGRVELRVVDRGPGLPADSRERLFEPFQRLGDTDNTTGLGLGLALARGLTEAMNGTLTPEDTPGGGLTMVVSLPFAEQTEQTGRTESSEYPHPRGAQSIGGV encoded by the coding sequence ATGAGTGACGTACGGCCCGGACGACTGAAGGTCTACCTCGGGGCAGCCCCCGGAGTCGGCAAGACCTACCGCATGCTCGACGAAGGACGGCGCCGCGCCGCCCGTGGGGCGGACGTGGTGGTGGGATTCGCCGAGTGCCACGGCCGCCCCGGTACGGAGGCGATGCTCGACGGCCTGGAGGTCGTCCCCCGCGCCCGCTGCTCCTACCGTGGCGGACACTTCCAGGAGATGGACCTGGCCGCGGTCCTCGCCCGCCGCCCGCAGGTCGCGATCGTCGACGAGTTCGCCCACAGCAACGTCCCGGGCGACGGCCGCAACGCCAAGCGCTGGCAGGACATCGAGACACTGCTCGACGCAGGCATAGACGTCGTCACCGCGCTGAACGTGCAGCACCTGGCCTCACTCAACGACGTGGTCGAGAAGATCACCGGGGTGCCGCAGCACGAGACGGTGCCCGACGAGGTCGTACGGCGTGCCCATCAGGTCGAGTTGGTCGACATGCCGCCCGAGGGGCTGCGGCGGCGCATGGCGCACGGCAACATCTACACGCCGGAGAAGATCGACGCGGCCCTCGCCAACTACTTCCGGCCCGGAAACCTCACCGCCCTGCGGCAGTTGGCGCTGCTGTGGGTCGCCGACCGGGTCGACGAGGCCCTGCACACCTATCGCGCCGAGCACGGCATCGGCGGGGTGTGGGAGACCCGGGAGCGCGTGGTCGTCGCGCTGACCGGCGGTCCCGAGGGCGACACGTTGATCCGGCGGGCCGCCCGTATCGCCGACCGGTCCGTTGGCGGTGATCTGCTCGCCGTGCACGTGGCCCGCAGCGACGGACTCGCCGCCGGGGTGTCGCACGCCTCGCTCGCCCGGCAGCGCAGGCTCGTCGAGGACCTGGGCGGCAGCTACCACTCGGTGGTCGGCGACGGAGTCGCCACCGCCCTGGTCGAGTTCGCCCGCACCGAGAACGCCACCCAACTCGTCCTCGGTACCAGCCGCCGGGGCCGTCTGGAACGGTTCCTGACCGGGCCCGGCACGGGTGAGACCGTGACGGAGCTGTCCGGTGACATCGACGTACACCGGGTCACGCACGAGCGGGCCGGGCGCGGCACGCTGCTGCCGTCCCGGCGCCGTACCCTCTCGACGGCACGGCTGATTGCCGGGCCCGTAGCGGGACTTGTGCTGCCGGTGCTGCTCACTGTCTGCCTCGCGCAGGTGCGCGGCACGGTCAACCTCACCAGCGAGGCCCTGCTGTTCCTGCTCGCCGTGGTCGGGGTCGCCTGCATAGGCGGCGTCACCTCGGCGGTCATCGCGTCGTTGACGGCGTCGCTGCTGCTCAACTACTGGTTCATCCCACCCATCGGCCAGTTCACCCTGGACGACCCCAACGCCCTGCTTGCACTGGGGGTGTTCACGGTGGTGGCGGCGACCGTGGCGGCCGTCGTGGACCGTTCCCTACGACTGTCCCGGCGCTCGGCGCGTGCCACCGCCGAGGCGGAGACGATGTCGTCCCTCGCGGGCAGCATCGTGCGCGGCGGCGCGACCATTCCGGCGCTGCTGGAGCGCACGCGGGAGACCTTCGGCATGGAGTCGGCGGAGCTCGTGGACGAGCCGCCCGACGCCAACGGCGTGACAACCGTGCCGGCCGGTCCCGGCGCGTATCTCGTCCTGTCCGGCCGCACTCTGTCGTCCTCCGAGCGGCGGGTGCTGGCGGCCTTCGCCGCGCACGTCGGCTCCGCCGTCGAACGGGCCCAACTCGCCGAAGCAGCCGCCGAGATCGAGCCGGTGAAGGCCGCCGACCGGATGCGTACGGCGCTGCTGCGGGCCGTAGGACACGACCTGCGCACGCCGCTCGCCGCGGGCTGGGCCGCGGTCACCTCGCTGCGCAGCCGGGACGTCGAGTTCTCCGCCGAGGACCGCGACGAACTCCTCGCCACCGCCGACGAGTCCATGGCCAAACTCAACCGGCTGGTGGAGAACCTCCTCGACCTCAGCCGCCTGGAGGCCGGCGTCCTCACCCTGAACCTCCGCGCCACCACGCTTGAGGAGGTGCTCCCCATGGCGCTCGCGGACACGACCGGCGTCGAGGTGGCGGACACACAGGAGATTCCGGCGGTGCGGGCCGATCCACCGCTGCTGGAGCGCGTGATCGCCAACCTGGTCGCGAACGCCGCCCGCCACACGCCTCCGGGACAGAAGGCGCTGGTGACCGCCAGTGCACTGGCCGGCCGGGTCGAATTGCGTGTCGTGGACCGGGGTCCCGGTCTGCCTGCCGACAGCCGGGAGCGGCTCTTCGAGCCGTTCCAGCGGCTCGGCGACACGGACAACACCACCGGACTCGGCCTCGGACTGGCCCTCGCCCGCGGCCTGACCGAGGCGATGAACGGCACCCTCACTCCCGAGGACACTCCCGGCGGCGGTCTGACGATGGTCGTGTCCCTGCCCTTCGCCGAACAGACCGAGCAGACCGGACGGACCGAATCGTCGGAGTACCCGCACCCCCGGGGTGCGCAGAGCATAGGAGGTGTCTGA
- a CDS encoding DUF4118 domain-containing protein gives MSTETGTWWLLHRTQGARVASTGAWPLRDRLALAVGLAAPFLVALALVPFRTDLSHTNAALILVVVVVAVAALGSRTVGALAALSAAAWFDFFLTRPYETFDITASADVETAVLLLLVGVIVSQLAARARRLEVITVTDADHLSRIHRTAALAQSANSADTVVDHVRQELTDLLGLRACRFEYGTLIGRPPRLLKDGSVTGASAWPQDEIELRTYGNGHYLGRFMLTRGPGPVPPLQARLVAVTLADQTGAALDTAGPVREG, from the coding sequence ATGAGCACCGAGACCGGCACATGGTGGCTGTTGCACCGCACGCAGGGAGCGCGCGTCGCGTCGACGGGTGCCTGGCCGCTGCGGGACCGGCTCGCCCTGGCGGTGGGCCTGGCCGCCCCGTTCCTGGTGGCCCTCGCGCTCGTTCCGTTCCGCACGGACCTGTCCCACACCAACGCCGCCCTCATCCTCGTCGTGGTGGTCGTCGCGGTCGCCGCGCTGGGCAGCCGTACGGTGGGCGCGCTCGCGGCGCTGTCCGCGGCAGCGTGGTTCGACTTCTTCCTCACCCGGCCGTACGAGACGTTCGACATCACCGCGTCCGCCGACGTCGAGACGGCGGTGCTCCTGCTGCTCGTCGGCGTCATCGTGTCCCAACTGGCCGCCCGGGCCCGCCGGTTAGAGGTCATCACGGTGACCGACGCGGATCACCTGTCCCGGATCCACCGCACGGCCGCCCTCGCCCAGTCGGCCAACTCCGCGGACACCGTGGTTGACCACGTCCGCCAGGAGCTGACCGACCTGCTCGGTCTGCGTGCGTGCCGCTTCGAGTACGGCACCCTCATCGGCCGCCCGCCCCGGCTACTGAAGGACGGCAGCGTGACGGGGGCGAGCGCCTGGCCGCAGGACGAGATCGAGCTGCGGACCTACGGCAACGGTCACTACCTCGGCCGCTTCATGCTGACCCGTGGCCCGGGCCCCGTACCCCCGCTCCAGGCACGCCTGGTGGCGGTCACCCTGGCCGACCAGACGGGTGCGGCGCTGGACACGGCGGGGCCGGTGCGGGAGGGCTGA